The Xanthomonas sontii genome contains a region encoding:
- a CDS encoding ABC transporter ATP-binding protein, with translation MKGVIMAAVTGGKVAPTSRNITVVDSLRDVSFELREGDKLGLVGHNGAGKTTLLKTLAGIYEPTFGYVRSQGRIANLLDVTMGMDFEATGLENVRLKGLLHGLSSHEIAKKIPAIVEFSGLGSYVAMPVRAYSSGMLVRLAFAIATSFDAEILLMDEWLGVGDADFNARAQQRLAHIVSQASILVLASHNQDIISANCNRIMHLEHGRVIADEMRN, from the coding sequence ATGAAAGGTGTCATCATGGCAGCGGTTACTGGCGGAAAGGTCGCGCCCACAAGTCGCAATATCACAGTGGTGGACTCACTTCGGGATGTTTCGTTCGAACTGCGCGAGGGTGATAAGCTTGGCTTGGTCGGACACAATGGTGCCGGCAAGACTACGCTGCTGAAAACACTCGCTGGTATTTATGAGCCCACCTTCGGCTATGTCCGAAGCCAGGGTCGTATCGCGAATCTTCTAGACGTGACGATGGGTATGGATTTCGAGGCGACAGGCCTCGAAAACGTGCGGCTGAAAGGCCTGCTGCATGGATTGTCAAGCCATGAAATCGCAAAAAAAATACCTGCTATTGTTGAGTTTTCTGGGCTTGGCAGCTACGTCGCAATGCCCGTGCGGGCTTACTCAAGCGGAATGCTAGTGCGGCTTGCCTTTGCCATCGCAACCAGCTTCGATGCAGAGATTTTGTTGATGGATGAATGGCTGGGTGTGGGTGATGCTGATTTTAATGCCCGGGCGCAGCAGCGTCTCGCTCATATCGTGAGCCAAGCGAGTATTTTGGTGTTAGCAAGCCACAATCAAGATATTATTAGTGCGAATTGCAATCGCATCATGCATCTTGAGCATGGTCGTGTGATCGCCGACGAGATGCGAAACTAA
- a CDS encoding ABC transporter permease, translating to MFVLILGVGLLYSQLFRMNLRDYLPYIALGDIIWIYISTTVQEGCTTFTASENLIRSMRLPLTLHCMRLVVRTFIVFLHGAIAYIPFAIYLKIEPQAIWWLAIPGVVAILLASIPVTALFGLLSARFRDLQPAIANFMQLGFFMTPIIWKADMLGPHRWVADFNPVYHFIQLVRAPLMGEIPAAHSYWVVIGFTIGCYLVAVPFLAVNRHKISFWV from the coding sequence ATGTTCGTGCTGATCCTAGGTGTTGGGCTGTTGTATAGCCAGCTTTTCCGAATGAATTTAAGGGATTACCTGCCCTATATTGCGCTTGGCGATATTATCTGGATCTATATTTCTACAACGGTCCAGGAGGGGTGTACCACTTTCACGGCTTCCGAAAACCTTATCCGTTCCATGCGGCTGCCGTTGACTCTGCACTGTATGAGGCTTGTGGTCCGCACTTTTATCGTGTTCTTGCACGGTGCAATTGCTTACATACCGTTCGCCATCTACCTGAAAATAGAGCCGCAAGCAATATGGTGGCTGGCCATTCCGGGCGTGGTTGCTATTCTTTTGGCATCTATTCCTGTAACTGCGCTGTTCGGACTGCTTTCTGCACGATTTCGAGATCTGCAGCCAGCTATCGCAAACTTCATGCAGCTCGGCTTCTTCATGACGCCGATCATTTGGAAGGCCGATATGCTGGGGCCGCATCGGTGGGTTGCGGACTTCAATCCCGTATATCATTTCATCCAGCTTGTGCGTGCCCCGCTTATGGGTGAGATTCCGGCCGCCCATTCCTACTGGGTGGTGATCGGATTCACTATTGGTTGCTATTTGGTCGCAGTGCCGTTTCTTGCTGTGAACAGGCATAAGATCTCCTTTTGGGTGTGA
- a CDS encoding cystathionine gamma-synthase encodes MTDNTSNPHGDGPALALATLAIHGGQHPDPSTGAVMPPIYATSTYAQSSPGEHQGFEYSRTHNPTRFAYERCVAALEGGSRGFAFASGMAATATVIELLDSGSHVIAMDDLYGGSYRLFERVRKRTAALEFGFVDLTDPAAFEAAIRPTTKMVWIETPTNPMLKIVDIAAIAAIARKHGLLVVVDNTFASPLLQRPLALGADIVVHSATKYLNGHSDMVGGMAVVGDNAELAEQLAFLQNSVGGVQGPFDSFLALRGLKTLPLRMRAHCDNALALAQWLETHPAVEKVIYPGLPSHPQHALAGRQMAGYGGIVSIVLKGGFDAAKRFCERTRLFTLAESLGGVESLVNHPAVMTHASVPVARREQLGISDALVRLSVGVEDVGDLRNDLKVALE; translated from the coding sequence ATGACGGACAACACGTCGAACCCCCATGGCGACGGCCCCGCGCTGGCGTTGGCGACCCTGGCCATCCATGGCGGACAGCACCCGGACCCGTCCACCGGCGCGGTGATGCCGCCGATCTACGCGACCTCCACCTACGCCCAGTCCAGCCCCGGCGAACACCAGGGCTTCGAGTACTCGCGCACCCACAACCCGACCCGCTTCGCCTACGAGCGCTGCGTGGCGGCCCTGGAAGGCGGCAGCCGCGGCTTCGCCTTCGCCTCGGGCATGGCCGCGACGGCCACGGTGATCGAACTGCTGGACAGCGGCAGCCACGTCATTGCGATGGACGACCTGTACGGCGGCAGCTACCGCCTGTTCGAGCGGGTGCGCAAGCGCACCGCCGCGCTGGAGTTCGGTTTCGTCGACCTGACCGACCCGGCCGCGTTCGAGGCCGCGATCCGCCCGACCACGAAGATGGTGTGGATCGAGACCCCGACCAATCCGATGCTGAAGATCGTCGATATCGCGGCGATCGCCGCGATCGCGCGCAAGCACGGCCTGCTGGTGGTGGTCGACAACACCTTCGCCTCGCCGCTGCTGCAGCGGCCGCTGGCGCTGGGCGCGGACATCGTGGTGCATTCGGCGACCAAATATCTCAACGGCCACTCGGACATGGTCGGCGGCATGGCCGTGGTCGGCGACAACGCCGAGCTCGCCGAGCAGCTCGCCTTCCTGCAGAACTCGGTGGGCGGCGTGCAGGGCCCGTTCGACAGCTTCCTGGCCCTGCGCGGGCTGAAGACCCTGCCGCTGCGCATGCGCGCGCACTGCGACAACGCCCTGGCGCTGGCGCAGTGGCTGGAGACGCACCCGGCAGTGGAGAAGGTGATCTACCCGGGCCTGCCCTCGCACCCGCAGCACGCCCTGGCCGGCCGGCAGATGGCCGGCTACGGCGGCATCGTCTCGATCGTGCTCAAGGGCGGCTTCGACGCGGCCAAGCGCTTCTGCGAGCGCACCCGCCTGTTCACCCTGGCCGAATCCCTCGGCGGCGTGGAGAGCCTGGTCAACCATCCTGCGGTGATGACCCATGCTTCGGTGCCGGTCGCACGCCGCGAGCAGCTCGGCATCAGCGATGCGCTGGTGCGGTTGAGCGTGGGGGTGGAGGATGTGGGGGATTTGCGGAACGACTTGAAGGTAGCACTTGAATGA